The Pseudofrankia sp. DC12 region GTGGTCCTGGTCGAGCGTCGGTTCGATGAGCAGCGCGGGCAGGCCGAGCTCCATCCGGGCGTGCTCGCACAGCAAGGTACGCGTGAGCGGGGTTCCCCCGTGGACCGCGACGAGGACCGGGGCCGCGTCGACGATGAGGCTCACCAGCCGGCGGGCCGCGTCAGCGAGTCCGGCCTCGTCGTCGGGGGCGGTGAGCAGGGCGCCCCACGGGGCGGGGCGCGGGTGCGTCGACAGCGGAAGGCCATCGACGGTGCATGGCGTGCCGTCCGGTTCGGTGGTGACGCGCAGAACCCGTTCCGACGCGGCCCAGCCGGCGTGGAAGACCGGGGTCTGCAGGGGCTCGGCGCCGTGCAGCGCGGTCCACGCCTCATGGCTGGCGGCGACAAAGGCGGGGGCGCGGCGCGCAAGTCGTGCGTCGGTGATGCTGCGGGTGAGGAAATGGTAGGCGAACTGCCACGGTTCGAACGCGTCGTGGTAACGGCCGAAGTGTTCCCACCAGGAGAGGCTGGGCCGCGCGGAGTCCTGGATCTGGCGGACGGGTGGCTGCGCGGCCACCTCGTACGCGGCGAGGGCGGCGGGGAGGTCATCGGGGTGCTCGCCCAGGCTGGCGGCGAGCGCGATCGCGTCCTCCATCGCCATCTTCGTGCCCGAGCCGACGGAGAAGTGCGCGGTGTGCGCGGCGTCGCCGAGCAGTACCACGGGCCGCGGGCTCAGGGTGTGCCAGCGGCGGGTGCGGCGGGTGCGGAAGTTGGCCCAGCGGGAGTTGTTGGTGAGCAGCCGCCTGCCGTCGATCTGGTCCGCGAACAGCTTCTCCAGGTATGCCTTCGACTTCATATCGCTGGCGCCGGGCGTCTGGGTCACGTCGAACTCGTCGAGGCCGGCGCGGCGCCAGGACGCCTCGTCCGTCTCGACGATGAAGGTGGAGACGCGGTCGGAGATCGGGTAGC contains the following coding sequences:
- a CDS encoding FAD-dependent monooxygenase yields the protein MRIAVAGGGPGGLFFATLVRRALPSAEVTVFERNRAEDTFGFGVVFSDRTLAGIDQADPVLREALSTHGRHWEDIEVRVKGERIRCGGNGMAAIARQALLFLLQQRAEQAGARLRFTTPVSLTGLGGYDLLVAADGTNSTVRGQLGTDLGVEVDTATAKFIWFGTDYLFGGLTFVHERGPDGIFAVHGYPISDRVSTFIVETDEASWRRAGLDEFDVTQTPGASDMKSKAYLEKLFADQIDGRRLLTNNSRWANFRTRRTRRWHTLSPRPVVLLGDAAHTAHFSVGSGTKMAMEDAIALAASLGEHPDDLPAALAAYEVAAQPPVRQIQDSARPSLSWWEHFGRYHDAFEPWQFAYHFLTRSITDARLARRAPAFVAASHEAWTALHGAEPLQTPVFHAGWAASERVLRVTTEPDGTPCTVDGLPLSTHPRPAPWGALLTAPDDEAGLADAARRLVSLIVDAAPVLVAVHGGTPLTRTLLCEHARMELGLPALLIEPTLDQDHAVTAVLSGRADLVGVAA